In Streptomyces sp. TS71-3, the following proteins share a genomic window:
- a CDS encoding GAF domain-containing protein: MAQTDEFGEELADFVHRIAELKTARSVPEGDLRAVLDAALFELDHAAGHLWPLYERLVTGGAPAPSAPPGDRAEHQLLRALFQRFPLAVTLVDREAVVRRMNFAATVLTGVRAGYATGRPLTGFLAHADRAAFRSQVAAVARGEGDRSLVVRQQHDPEARLRATLTALRPTNEPRIVVLVVLQPVDAEGARRMVDTASDGGAAAPADAVALPDLTEATRHAVLTDLLDSMTTTLLGAPAGEGPDELLSRAAQVLHGRFTDWVVVDSGAARLRRVAVLAPEDAGTLAESLAKQDPAGCPLVVEAARGGSMAVKVRPEDTEEFGRDSSGDPVLVRANVSSLVCVPLTDARDGAVRGVLTLFRTGPRAAFSMAEAQAVDVMARHVALALRQRA; the protein is encoded by the coding sequence ATGGCACAAACCGACGAGTTCGGCGAAGAGCTCGCCGACTTCGTACACCGTATCGCCGAGCTGAAGACCGCCCGAAGCGTTCCCGAAGGGGATCTCCGGGCCGTGCTCGATGCAGCGCTCTTCGAGCTCGACCATGCGGCCGGTCACTTGTGGCCACTGTACGAGCGCCTGGTGACCGGCGGCGCGCCGGCGCCGTCCGCGCCCCCCGGAGACCGTGCGGAGCACCAGCTGCTCCGGGCGCTGTTCCAGCGCTTCCCGCTGGCGGTGACGCTGGTGGACCGCGAGGCGGTGGTCCGCAGGATGAACTTCGCGGCGACCGTGCTCACCGGTGTCCGCGCCGGCTACGCGACGGGCCGGCCCCTCACGGGCTTCCTGGCCCATGCCGACCGTGCCGCCTTCCGCTCCCAGGTGGCCGCGGTGGCGCGCGGTGAGGGCGACCGGAGCCTGGTGGTGCGCCAGCAGCACGATCCGGAGGCCCGGCTGCGCGCCACCCTCACGGCGCTGCGGCCCACCAACGAGCCGCGGATCGTGGTGCTGGTGGTGCTCCAGCCCGTGGACGCCGAGGGGGCCCGGCGGATGGTGGACACCGCTTCCGACGGCGGGGCCGCCGCCCCGGCCGACGCGGTGGCGCTGCCCGACCTCACGGAGGCGACCCGTCACGCCGTGCTCACGGATCTGCTGGACAGCATGACCACGACCCTGCTCGGCGCACCGGCGGGCGAGGGCCCCGACGAGCTTCTGAGCCGAGCCGCGCAGGTGCTGCACGGCCGGTTCACGGACTGGGTGGTGGTCGACTCGGGCGCGGCGCGGCTGCGCCGGGTCGCGGTGCTGGCGCCCGAGGACGCCGGCACGCTCGCCGAGTCGCTGGCGAAGCAGGACCCCGCCGGGTGCCCCCTGGTGGTGGAGGCCGCACGGGGCGGATCCATGGCGGTCAAGGTGCGGCCGGAGGACACCGAGGAGTTCGGGCGCGACTCGTCGGGCGATCCGGTGCTGGTGCGTGCGAACGTGAGCTCGCTGGTGTGCGTGCCGCTGACGGACGCCAGGGACGGCGCCGTCCGCGGCGTGCTCACGCTGTTCCGCACCGGCCCCCGGGCGGCCTTCTCGATGGCCGAGGCCCAGGCGGTCGACGTGATGGCGCGGCACGTCGCGCTGGCACTGCGCCAGCGCGCCTGA
- a CDS encoding RNA polymerase sigma factor SigF gives MRTNTRAKHHPHDDAPDTSDAFRRLTKLPEGTERDELRDEVVEAWLPMADRLAGRFRGRGESYEDLRQVAALGLVKAVDRYDPARGCAFESYAVPTITGEIKRHFRDHMWTLHVPRRVQDLRNRVRFACQDLTQSVSGRLPSVPEIAERAGMSEEDARIGLEALDSFTALSLDAELPGSEDGYALRDALGSLDPALDVVVDREAVKPRLRALPERERAILYMRFFGDMTQSRIAEQLGISQMHVSRLISRSCGRLREDILHDRAMPQAA, from the coding sequence ATGCGAACCAACACCCGAGCGAAGCACCACCCGCACGACGATGCCCCTGACACCTCCGATGCCTTCCGACGCCTCACCAAGCTTCCCGAAGGCACCGAGCGCGACGAACTGCGCGACGAGGTCGTGGAGGCCTGGCTTCCCATGGCGGACCGGCTCGCCGGCCGCTTCCGCGGCCGCGGCGAGTCCTACGAGGACCTCCGCCAGGTGGCCGCCCTCGGCCTGGTGAAGGCCGTGGACCGCTACGACCCGGCACGCGGCTGCGCCTTCGAGAGCTACGCGGTGCCGACGATCACCGGGGAGATCAAGCGGCACTTCAGGGACCACATGTGGACCCTGCACGTGCCGCGCCGCGTCCAGGACCTGCGCAACCGCGTCCGCTTCGCCTGCCAGGACCTGACCCAGTCCGTCTCCGGACGGCTGCCGAGCGTGCCCGAGATCGCCGAGCGCGCCGGGATGAGCGAGGAGGACGCCAGGATCGGCCTGGAGGCGCTGGACAGCTTCACCGCGCTCTCACTGGACGCCGAGCTGCCGGGCAGCGAGGACGGTTACGCGCTGCGTGACGCCCTCGGCTCGCTCGACCCTGCGCTGGACGTCGTCGTCGACCGGGAGGCCGTCAAGCCGCGGCTGCGGGCATTGCCGGAGCGCGAGCGCGCCATTCTCTACATGCGGTTCTTCGGCGACATGACGCAGAGCAGGATCGCCGAGCAGCTCGGCATCTCGCAGATGCACGTCTCGCGGTTGATCAGCAGGAGCTGCGGCCGGCTGCGGGAGGACATCCTGCACGACCGGGCGATGCCGCAGGCCGCGTGA